A window of the Hordeum vulgare subsp. vulgare chromosome 5H, MorexV3_pseudomolecules_assembly, whole genome shotgun sequence genome harbors these coding sequences:
- the LOC123399139 gene encoding pollen allergen Lol p 2-A-like: MGSSRRMLAAAVVAALVAVAWCAVPPVSFTVEKGSEEKKLALQIKYDKEGDSMKEVEVKQGEEWLPLNKCANGVWEIKVDEPLKGPYSIRYETEKGQRNVFDDVVPAEYKIGTTYKPAEP; the protein is encoded by the coding sequence ATGGGTTCATCGAGGAGGatgctggcggcggcggtggtggcggccCTGGTGGCCGTGGCTTGGTGCGCGGTGCCGCCGGTGTCTTTCACGGTGGAGAAGGGGTCAGAAGAGAAGAAGCTGGCGCTGCAGATCAAGTACGACAAGGAGGGCGACAGCATGAAGGAGGTGGAGGTGAAACAGGGTGAGGAGTGGCTGCCCCTGAACAAGTGCGCCAACGGCGTGTGGGAGATCAAGGTCGACGAACCTCTCAAGGGCCCCTACAGCATCCGCTACGAGACCGAGAAGGGCCAGCGCAATGTCTTCGACGACGTCGTCCCTGCCGAATACAAGATCGGCAccacttacaagccagcggagccGTGA